In Acomys russatus chromosome 28, mAcoRus1.1, whole genome shotgun sequence, the genomic window TACTTTTGCGTGCAGACACAATGCCCCATGTGGAAAAAAGTTCACACCTACCTTCATGAGATCGGTGGTGGTCAAATGGCAGACACACTAAACAGTATCATTCGTGTGAAGTCACCTTTAGCTTATTAGGTACATAAGGTATCGGTTCCTTCAGGTTCTGTGTCGGTGTAAGAGTCCTGGTGTTTCGGAATGGAGTATGCATCTGTGGTAGGAACAGCATAGGAGAGTGGCCTTAGAAGACGCTGGGAGGGAACTGGgcggtggctcagtaggtaaggatGCTTGGTGTTTAAGCGTGAGCGCCTGAGTTACGGCTCCCCAGTACCTGAGTTTAAAAGGCGGCTGTCTTAGTTATGAAGAGATGTCACGACCActgaactcttttttgtttgtttgtttggtttggtttgtttttttgagacaggatttctctatgtagccttggctgtcctagactcgctttgtagaccaggctggcctcgaactcacagcgatctgtctgcctctgcctcccgagtgctgggattaatggcgtgcgccaccacgcccagctcacggCCACtgaactcttataaaggaagatgtttaattggggctggcttacagtttcagaggtttagcccattatcgccatggtgggaaacatgcagcctacaggcaggtgtggtgctggagctgagagttctacatatgGGTCCGCGGGCAGCAAGGAGACACTATGTTTCACACATAGCTGCGTGTAGGAGGCCTCAAAGCCCAGGCTCACAGTGCCACACTtccgccaacaaggccacacctcctaacagtggcccactccttatgggccaagCACTGAAACACAAGCCTGTGGGGCCATTCCTAGTCAAACCACAGCAGTGGGTGTGGCCACTTGCTGGCCTGTAAAGTGAGGGCCATGAccagccagcagaggcaggatggcTAGAGCTGGCCACCACAGGGTGTCCCAGTGATCTTCATAGCACATTATGGCTTAGCAAATCAGCAGCATCTTTCGCATTAAATTAGCACCGCTAATTTCATTTCACTGGTTTTGTGCCTTTATGTTTGTTTACTTTATAAATAATTCACTGTAAAATAGCTTCGTGGTCTTAGTAGTTGGAGAAATAGAATCCCAAGGAATTGCCACCTGGCATTATTGTTGTAATCCTTTTTAtactataaaaaattaattaattaattccaaATTAGGAAGGTTGGATGAGAAAGATAATGGATCAggcagtaaagtgcctgccacaggCCTTGAGTTCGAACCCTAGAACCCACGTGAAAGCCAGACAGACACAGtccacgcacctgtaatcccagtgctaggaaggCTGGGAATTACTGACCAGCTGGTTTAGCCGATGCCGTAAgcagttttgagctgcctgatgtgggtaccGGAAATTGAACATGGGACTTCTGCAGCATcagtgcatacaaacacacacacacacacacacacacacacacacggtaataaattgaaatttttttacaGTAAGGTGCATAAGAcgggaaatggcttagcagttaagagcctgCACTGCTGCTTCAGAGGACCAAGCTCCATGACTGTGATCCAGTTTGGGATCTAAAAGACTTTCACAGATCTCATGGTGTTAGCATGATCTACATCTGGGCAGGATGCTGCGGCTCCTTGTGAGAATTCAGGGACCACTCTTGTCACCCAGAGATGGGAGAAGGTTAACTGATCCGCCTTTCACTCCAATATAATGAGTCTCATCATTTGGaagtacattttaatatattcccACCTGCAAAATTCAGGATCTGTTTAAACTAGAGCACTGTTTTGGGATGTGGGccgggtggggtggagtggggtggggaagggtggggtggggtgggtggcagAGGAACTTAGCATCCTGCGGGGACATGCAGACATTTAGGTGGCCATTGCCTGACTCTTCCTCCTGTTACAGGTATTTTTCTCACTTCTACGTCATCTCAGTGGTGTGGAATGGCTTCCTGCTCTGGTTgctctctcaatctctgttcctgGGTGCGCCTTTTCCAAACTGGCTCTGTGCTTTGCTCAGAACCCTTGGGGCAACGCCATTCAGAGGTAATTTGGCTCCCTAGCCTGTTCCTGGTTCCTGTCCACAGTCTGGCCCCTCTGCAAGGCCTGGGAAGTGGAGGGCAGACAGAGTTGGCATGGCTAATTGGTCCCAAGTCCTCAGCAAGCTGTGGCAGAGCCCACCGTCAGGCCTGTGCCGAATGCAGGACTGTGTGTTCTCCCTCTGAATTTAGTGTGTGATAATCTTATGAagagggcctcacacatgctgggagGCTTTGGAAAGCCTTCAAGTTTGCATTGAAACTTTTATCATTTATGCAGATGCAGCCAGCATCACGCCTCAGGGCTCataaaaaattgatttaaaaaagatTACCTTTTGGTAAACTTTATAAagggtttgggggctggagagatggatcagtgagtaaaggtgttcgccaccaggcatgatggtgtgaCTTCCACCTGTAGgacctgtagtggatgtaaacatgtttttgttttgatccccaCATTTTGGAAGGAGAAActgacttctacaagttgtcctctggcatgtgcacgcgcgcacacacacacacacacacacacacacacacgcacatgagtaaatagttaaaattaagcaaaagatTTGCTCTATTGTGAATCTTCAGTTAAGTAATGAAACTGTGACTAACAGCGCATAAGGGCTCTGTAGAAGGGGTGGGGGTCCTAATGCATGCGCACCCCTTTGTTGCTTACCGTGTTTATGTGTTTGGAAGGCTAGATTTGAGGAGTTTTCATTATTTGCTTTAGCCTGTTCATAAAGAGTTAAAAACCgggttttaatttaattaaaatacaaagagcAAAGCAAACCCGGTTAGGAGTCCTTAACCTTGGGGAAGCAGACAGCAGGGTAATGTGTAGAAAGGAACACTAGGAGGCGCTGGTCAAGCGCTAGTCCGTGAGCTGCGTGCCAGCAGGACATGGGAGTAGAAGTTCACAGAGAGGTGTCCTTGTGCTGCGTGGCCCGGTTACTTTACAGTATTTTAGAAATGAGCAATTCTTCATACTTCCTCCGAGAGCACTTAATGATGGGCCTGCAGGATCTTAGGACCCACTGTCACTGTAATTGTGTAATTTCTCTTTGTCCTCTTCTTTTGGCAGCTCTCGGGATGGAGTCTaaggcctcccaaatgctaggcaagtgcttcacCACTCAACTccatctccttttgtttttgaagtcTGGAAAGAAATACTCGCCTGTCCgacccctgcctctgtctctgccttggtgggtgggtgtggcccCAGGAGCCCATCAGATAGGACTGGCCCAACATCATCACGCGACTCCCTGACCGCAGCTGCTGGCAGAGACCGTGGCCCCTGAGTCCTGAGCATAcagcccccccccgccccgcccccttgaGATGCCCAAGTGGCCTGTAGGCTCTTAAATGATAGAGTCCCGGGTGTCATTCAGCATGGCTGTCATCCAGCCTGCTGTGTCCTCAGGGCTTGAAAGAGGAAGTCACTCCTTTCCTTTCCATAGCCTCCCCAGCCCTTGACTCTGTTTCACAGCGGGTGACCTCACCACTTGGCTCGGCCTGAGGAGAGACTGACCCTGTCGCCTTCCGTGTTGCAGTGGGTGAGCAGGCGCTGTCCTCCTTCTTGGTGTTGCTGTTCCTCTGGGCCCACAGCCTGCGCCGGCTCTTCGAGTGCTTCTACGTCAGCGTCTTCTCTAACGTGGCCATTCACATCCTGCAGTACTGTTTCGGGCTCGTCTACTACGTCCTAGTTGGCCTGACTGTCCTGAGCCAAGTGCCCATGGATGACAAGAACGGTGAGTGGCCCTGATGGTGGGTTCAAAAGTCATCACGTCGGAAGGTCAATACGTTAACTAAAACCTGAGAGAGGCCAGCATAAGCAGCCATGGCAATACTAACGCACAGGCCGTTCCTGGGTGTTTAAGGATAATGAGGTAAAGGTCTGTGGGGTTGCCctgtagggagggaggaagtataGCTGAGCtctgagcaggaggcaggaagctcCAAAGAGGGAGACTCTAAAGAAAGGGGTGCATCAAAGGAAGTGGCCTTACCAGAGCCCAGTTAtctgggggtgtggggagggaggggagagaagtcACACTCTATGGGATTAAATCACAGACCGTGAGACAAAGGTGCTTGAGGTGAGTCTTCTATTGAAGAAGGAACCCAACCACTCCCCTGCCATTAATTCTTGGGATGGCTGCCCTCAGAACCAAGCCTTTCTTCTTGTGGGGCAgcctgagggaagaggagaactgagtgtggtggtaagCCGAGATTGCCCTGTGGTTTCCAGCGCTCTTTACCCAGGAGGAGGGAAGCAAACCCTTGTGTATGAGAAGGAAGCGAAGCAGGTCCCTGCGTCATGTGGAAGCTAGGGAGCCACGTGACAGCCTCAACATGTGCAGATAATAGAGAACTCGCACCCTTTTGGGTGGCTGGAATGGCTGGTTCAGGGCTGATGTGACTTGATCTGGAAGCTTCGGGCCCAGGTCATCTGGAACCCCTCTCTCCGCGTCCTACATCATAAGCTGAGACAGCTCTGTCCTGCCAGCTCTCGGCAATTGAGCCTCCCCTCTTCTTTGAGTGCTCCTTAAAGTCTGCTCTGCTGCTGTAACACACTCCCCAAGGCTGTAAGAGTTACTGGAAAGGTAGGCTTACTGCCCAGGCAGCTCCCGCTGTGTGAATTATTTACTGCTTCCAGCTGTTCAGTCAGCATCCCTAAATCCCCCAGACTTCGTTGCGTTAGTTACCGTTCTGTTGCTGGGATACAAAGCTATGGCCAAGACTGCCCCCGCAAAGGAAGATCTTACCTGGGCTCACCGTTACAGAGTCCAAGAGTCCGTCACAGTGGGAGACGTGGTGGCAGGAAGCCCAGAGAACacatctcagccatttgtgtgACACAGAAAAGGGAACTGGAAGCTAAGGAGCCGCTTACATAGTCAGTCTCGCCTGCCTCGAGTGCCGAACTCCCAGCGCACAGCTGcacctcctcagcctccacaAGGAGTGTCACCAACGAGAACCAGCTGGTCAGTTCCCTGAGCCTGTAGGggccatttctcattcaaacaccacATCCGTCATTAGCCAAGCGAGTCTCTCCTCCCAGGTCTTCCCACTGTGGCAGTAGGATGCTCAGCCAGGTCCACGGCTTTTGCCCAGAGGAACTTCCCACAactccttgctttctctctgtggccttctATTGGCCTTATGTCCCTTTTCTGAACTTTCTTCTGTGGCTGAAGCCTAGCCTCTTCCTTCCATCCCATAAAGATATTCAAAAAAGGCAGCCAAGACATCCACAAAAAGACCTTTCCAAGAATTCCTTTGTGAAACTGTTTCTGTGTCACCTGCTTACCCCTCAAGAGGTCACCTGGAGTCATCCGGGCCATACAgattgtgttagttactttttacTGTTGACACCAAACACAGGTGAGAAGCGGCTTAGTGGAGGGTTTAAGTGGGAAAACACCTGCCTAGCAGTGGGCCCATGTGTCTTAGCCTGGCATGGTAGGTAAccgacacctgtaatcccaggggtgtgaaggcaagaggatcacttcAGATTCAAAGCCAGCTTCGTCCATATACTGAATTccagcaagaccctatctcaaaaagacaaCTCAGAATTCACCACCACAGGAGGAAGAGCTGCATTTGCCATCTGTAGCATTGAGCATCTGCTGGGCCTGTGTCCACttgactgagtttctctgtgctCAGAACCTCAGTGATGAGGGGCACAGGCTGACCTCTCAGTATGCACACGAACAGTGTCTGTAGTTCAGAATGTGAGGTCCAGAAGAACCAGCTTTAGAACTGGACTTGCCACAGGCGAATTTGGCAGGTTCTTGGTAGCCGCTAACTGCCTGCAGGTGGTTTTCACCCGTGGGTTTCTGCAGAGTGTGATCCTTGGTGCTCTTACCTGAGTCAGCTTTTTAGGGCTTTGCCTTCACTTCAGGGCCCAGGCCTTTTCCAGTTTTCAGTGGGCAacatttgcttcttcttttttttttttttaacatttgcttCTTTAGTTAAGACAAAGAAGTCTGTCCTGCTAAATGATATTATGGATTCCGTTGGCTTTTCCAGAGCCAGTGGCTTGCTCTGAAGCCCTTCagcagcctgcctccccttcttgCTGCTACACCAAAAGGAAGGTCATGTTTGGGAACAGTACCTCAGACTAggttctctccagcccagcaagggCTTCATTCTGTCGCTCCTCAGTGTTTACGTTTCTTCTCTTTATGAGAGACCACTCACCCTTTACCTCAGAAAGTCTCTCTACTCTCCAGACCTAGGCAGTGCACACATGGTCCCCgccccctctttttctcctccccctccctctccctcatttttgtagtccaagttggcctcgaaGTCCTATgtacttggctggccttgaacccacgatcctcttgcctcagtgtccTAAGTACTAGGATGGCAGGCATGTAACCACCTGAGTTAGCTCAGCTTTCTGTATCCAGGAACTCTCCAGAAGGGCTCTGGGCAGCAGCTCGGGGAGATGTTTCTTTAGAGAATTTTTCCTTGTTGGGAGAAGGTGAGCAAGATGACTTAAAATGGGACCCAGTGATAGAAGTGCAAAGCAGTCTCGTCACAGCTCAGTCATTCCAGGATGGGCCGAGTTCTGGCCAGAAGCATTTGCAGGCTGTTCGAGAGGTTCCAGCACGGTCTCTGCCTGTGACCACTGGAGCTGTACAGCCTGGGAAGCTGTCCAGAGGTGGTTATGCCAGCATGACATGGCGCCTCAGCAGCCTTGGCTAACAGGACACTCCCTGTCTCCATAGTGTCTGTACTGGGGAAGAATCTCCTGATGCAAGCTCGGTGGTTCCACATCCTGGGGATGCTGATGTTCTTGTGGTCCTCTGTGCACCAGTACAAGTGCCACGTCATCCTCAGCAACCtcaggagaaacaagaaaggtGAGGTCTCTCCTGGAGCCTCTCGGATGGGTTCCAGCCCTCAGAGGTgggctttctctccttcccttgtcAATATCAAATACTCACTGTTGACAAAACACCTTTGCAAATTGTGATCCTCTTGCTGGTAAAATGAGGCAGCAGATCTCCCAGCCAGATCTAGCTCTGACAGTCTGTGACTCCACCCTGTACCCAGCTGTGGGGACAGCACCTCACACATGCATTTGATTGGAATGTGGACCACTCATATCAGTATGGAGTCATGTTACCCCAGCTGAAGGGAAGAAACTCGGCTTCTGAGTTAGCCTGTGCTGACCTGTCATGGGGACAGTTTGCATTGTTcttgttttatagatgaggaagccGAGGCACGGAGAGATTATACCCTTGTATGCTTTTGAGATAGATTGAAATCGCAGCAGAGCCCTttgcaaatgttttgttttgttggtttttatttttcttattgctattgctgttttgagacaaggtcactctagtatagccctgcctgtcctagaactcactaagtagaccaggctagcctcaaactcccagactttctcctacctctgcttccccagtgctctgCCACCTATGATctaaggagtgcaccaccacacccagcaggtcttttgttttgagacatggtctcactggcTGGCCTTACAGAGGCCACCTgcctgtgctggggttacagccgTGCCACACGCGTGCCTGGCTAAGGTTGGCGGATGGTAGGAATGGGACAGGATGGTGGTTTGCTACATGGGGTGTGGCCCTTGGTAGAGTTGCCGCTGTCTGGTTTCAGAAGTGGACGGGTAAACCACCATTGCTGTTCTGTTTCAGGGGTGATCATTCATTGCCAGCACAGGATCCCCTTTGGAGACTGGTTCGAATATGTGTCTTCGGCTAACTACCTGGCGGAACTGATGATCTACATCGCCATGGCTGTCACCTTTGGGTTCCACAACCTAACCTGGTGGC contains:
- the Srd5a3 gene encoding polyprenol reductase, whose amino-acid sequence is MAGWAGAELSALNPLRTLWLALAAAFLLALLLQLAPARLLPSCALFQDLLRYGKTKLSGPRRPAVCRAFDVPKRYFSHFYVISVVWNGFLLWLLSQSLFLGAPFPNWLCALLRTLGATPFRVGEQALSSFLVLLFLWAHSLRRLFECFYVSVFSNVAIHILQYCFGLVYYVLVGLTVLSQVPMDDKNVSVLGKNLLMQARWFHILGMLMFLWSSVHQYKCHVILSNLRRNKKGVIIHCQHRIPFGDWFEYVSSANYLAELMIYIAMAVTFGFHNLTWWLVVTYVFFSQALSAFFNHKFYKSTFVSYPKHRKAFLPFLF